In a genomic window of Pseudoliparis swirei isolate HS2019 ecotype Mariana Trench chromosome 20, NWPU_hadal_v1, whole genome shotgun sequence:
- the slitrk3a gene encoding SLIT and NTRK-like protein 3, with the protein MLWVTLLSTIALGWTTPIPLLEDSEEIDEPCFEPCYCEVKEGIFHVHCDSKGFTNVSQISQIWSRPFKLNLQRNSMRKLYFNSFLHLNNAISINLGNNALQDIHAGAFNGLGILKRLFLHENKLEVFRNDTFLGLESLEYLQADYNVIKRIESGAFRHLHKLRVLILNDNLIPVLPNYLFRSVSLTHLDLRGNRLKTLPYKGMLEYVGRSLMEIQLEENPWNCVCEIVQLKTWLERIPYTALVGDITCDYPFHLHGKDLREIKRSQLCPKLSDAEIEAKLGIPRIPFSNENTWPTKPSSMLSSFHNTASSVEYKERVEKPTKRPRPTKNSPTPRSIYPGFNQAPVAGYQTRPPIPIICPAGCTCNLHINDLGLTVNCKEKSFHNISELLPRPLNAKKLYLSGNLIQKIYRSDFWNFSSLDLLHLGNNRISYVQEGAFINLPNLKSLYLNGNDMERLTPGMFRGLQMLSYLYFEYNVIREIQPNSFSLMPNIQLVFLNDNLLRSLPNDAFAGTNLARLNLRNNYFLSMPVRGILEHLTSIVQIDFHQNPWDCSCDIIPLKQWLEKLSSVIVVGDVICKTPEFALGKDLRSLQVEVICPELKYSSGPSPALPGGDDLITRSSDVGEASGRGAVPLSVLILSLLIIFISAVFVAAGLFAFVLRRRKNLPFRKRSEVDLTGIQMQCRIFEDPPRQISAGNTGTPKKPTTASMHTHSHTSHTHGHGHVYDYIPHPVTQMCNNPIYKPREGEIAEEDRVQFSEKKDNGSSCNSNYRTLLEKEREWTLAVSNSQLNTIVTVNHSTADMAGFHENVGLCPTVIDSQRPTPTVGFVDCLYGTVPKLKDMHVAHAHPPGMQYPDLQQDARLKETLLFTAGKGCYPDPSQSDYLELRAKLQTKPDYLEVLEKSYRF; encoded by the coding sequence ATGCTGTGGGTTACCTTGCTGAGCACCATAGCCTTAGGATGGACCACCCCGATCCCACTACTAGAGGACTCCGAGGAGATCGACGAGCCCTGTTTCGAGCCCTGCTACTGCGAGGTCAAAGAGGGCATCTTCCATGTCCACTGTGACAGCAAAGGATTTACAAATGTGAGCCAGATCTCCCAGATATGGAGCAGGCCGTTCAAGCTCAACCTGCAGAGAAACTCCATGAGGAAGCTTTACTTTAACAGCTTCCTCCATCTCAACAATGCCATATCCATCAACCTGGGTAATAACGCCTTGCAGGATATCCACGCGGGAGCGTTTAATGGCTTAGGAATACTCAAACGGCTGTTCCTACATGAAAACAAACTAGAAGTTTTTCGGAATGACACTTTTCTGGGCTTGGAGAGTTTAGAGTATCTCCAGGCGGACTACAATGTAATCAAACGGATTGAAAGTGGTGCTTTCAGGCATCTTCACAAATTGAGAGTGCTCATACTAAACGACAATCTGATCCCTGTGCTCCCAAATTATCTTTTCCGATCTGTGTCACTCACACATCTGGACCTGAGAGGGAACAGACTAAAGACATTGCCATATAAGGGCATGCTGGAGTACGTTGGAAGGAGCTTAATGGAAATCCAGCTGGAGGAGAACCCttggaactgtgtgtgtgagattgtccAGTTAAAAACTTGGCTGGAAAGAATTCCTTATACAGCTTTGGTAGGTGATATTACATGTGACTACCCATTCCACTTACATGGGAAAGACTTACGGGAAATCAAGCGCAGTCAGCTCTGTCCGAAGCTCTCAGATGCAGAGATTGAGGCCAAACTGGGAATTCCGCGGATCCCATTTAGCAATGAGAATACTTGGCCCACTAAACCTTCATCAATGCTCTCGTCTTTTCACAACACAGCCTCTTCTGTGGAATACAAGGAAAGAGTTGAGAAGCCCACCAAACGACCTCGGCCCACAAAGAACTCTCCAACCCCTCGTAGCATCTATCCAGGCTTCAACCAGGCCCCTGTTGCTGGCTACCAAACAAGGCCTCCCATCCCAATAATTTGTCCAGCTGGATGTACTTGCAACCTTCACATTAATGACCTGGGGCTAACAGTAAACTGTAAAGAGAAAAGCTTTCACAACATCTCCGAGCTCCTCCCACGACCCCTCAATGCCAAGAAATTGTACCTTAGTGGGAACTTAATACAGAAAATATACCGATCTGATTTCTGGAACTTCTCAAGTTTGGATTTACTGCATTTAGGGAATAATCGGATATCATACGTCCAAGAAGGCGCCTTTATCAACCTGCCAAATTTAAAAAGTCTATATCTGAATGGGAATGACATGGAGAGACTCACCCCTGGGATGTTTCGAGGGCTTCAGATGTTGAGTTATCTTTACTTTGAGTATAACGTCATACGTGAGATACAACCTAACTCCTTCTCCCTAATGCCAAACATCCAGCTGGTTTTCCTCAATGACAACCTGTTACGCTCCCTTCCCAATGACGCTTTTGCTGGCACCAACCTTGCACGCCTCAACCTCCGAAACAACTACTTCCTTTCCATGCCTGTGCGTGGCATTCTGGAGCATCTGACCTCCATTGTCCAGATTGATTTCCATCAGAACCCCTGGGACTGCTCCTGTGATATCATCCCGCTCAAGCAGTGGCTGGAAAAGCTCTCATCCGTCATTGTGGTTGGAGACGTCATCTGCAAGACACCTGAATTTGCGCTTGGGAAGGACCTGCGTTCACTTCAGGTCGAGGTCATCTGTCCTGAGCTCAAGTACTCTTCAGGCCCCTCCCCAGCCTTGCCAGGTGGGGATGACCTCATCACCAGGAGCTCTGACGTGGGGGAAGCAAGTGGGAGAGGggctgtcccactgtctgtccTCATTCTCAGCCTACTCATTATTTTCATCTCTGCTGTGTTTGTTGCTGCCGGGCTTTTCGCCTTTGTTCTTCGACGCAGGAAGAACCTTCCTTTCCGGAAACGTTCCGAGGTAGATCTGACGGGGATCCAAATGCAATGCAGGATTTTTGAGGACCCACCAAGGCAGATCAGTGCTGGGAACACTGGCACACCCAAGAAACCAACAACAgctagtatgcacacacactctcacactagtCACACCCATGGACATGGTCATGTTTATGATTACATTCCCCACCCGGTGACGCAGATGTGTAACAACCCCATATATAAGCCTCGAGAGGGGGAGATAGCAGAGGAAGACAGAGTGCAGTTTTCAGAGAAGAAAGACAATGGCAGCAGTTGCAACAGTAACTACAGAACCTTattagagaaagaaagagagtggACCTTGGCTGTCTCCAACTCTCAACTCAACACTATCGTCACAGTTAACCACTCAACGGCTGACATGGCAGGATTTCATGAAAACGTAGGGCTCTGCCCTACAGTAATTGACAGTCAAAGGCCCACACCAACAGTGGGCTTTGTAGACTGTTTGTATGGGACAGTACCCAAACTAAAGGACATGCATGTGGCGCATGCGCACCCACCAGGCATGCAGTACCCGGATTTGCAGCAGGATGCACGGCTGAAGGAGACATTGCTTTTCACAGCGGGGAAAGGCTGCTACCCTGACCCGTCCCAAAGCGATTACCTCGAGTTAAGGGCCAAACTTCAAACCAAGCCGGATTACCTCGAAGTCTTGGAAAAATCATACCGGTTTTAA